In the genome of Streptomyces sp. P3, the window CGGCGGCATCCGGATCCTGCACGCGCCGCGGCTCACGTGCATCTCGCTGGAGGTGCTCGCCGCGGCCTGCGGCCACGCGGTGCAGGTGCACGGGGACTGCATCACGATCGCGGACCAGGTCGTCTACCAGGTGACCGCCTGGCAGGCCTCGCCGCCCGGGCTGACCGTCGCGCTGCTCGAGGACCGACGGCCGAAGACCGAGGGGGAGCGTTGACGAGTCTGTGGCAGCACGCGCGGCGCCCGGTCACGCGCGACGACGAGTCATGGTCGGTGGACGGGAACGTCTACTACGGCACCGGCCGCCCCGTCGACGGCAAGGAACGGCCGCTCACCTACGACTTCGAGGCGAAGGTCCGGCACGCCTACAAGGCGAACGGGCCGGTGTTCGCGCTGATGATGGTGCGGCAGCTGCTGTTCAGCGAGGCGCGGTTCCAGTTCCGGCAGATCCGCAACGGCCGCCCCGGCGAGCTGTTCGGCACGCCGGCCCTGGCGCCGCTGGAGACGCCGTGGCCCGGCGGGACGACGGGGAACCTGCTCTCGCGGTGGATCCAGAACGCCGACCTTGAGGGCAACGGGTACGTCACGAACTACAACCCGGGCCGACTGAAGATGCTCCGGCCGGACTGGGTGACGATCGTGACCGGGTCGCGTGAAGAGCCGGGGCTGCCGAGTGAGGCGATCGACTCCGAGCTGCTCGGCTTCATGTACGACCCGCCCACCGGCAGCGAACCGTGGTTCCTGCTGCCCGAGCAGGTGGGGCACTTCGCGCCGTACCCGGATCCGGAGTTCCAGTTCCGCGGCATGTCGTGGCTGACACCGGTGATCCGGGAGATCGTCGGGGACACCGCGGCGACCCGGCACAAGCTGAAGTTCTTCGAGAACGGGGCGACACCGCAGGTCATCGTCAGCTTCGACGCGAGCGTCACCGCGGACAAGGTCAAGAAGTTCGCGACGCTGATGAACTCCGAGCACGCCGGCGTCGACCGGGCCTACAAGACGCTCTATCTGGGCGGCGGGGCGGACGCCACAGTCGTCGGCAAGGATCTGCAGCAGCTCGACTTCAAGGCCACGCAGGGCGCCGGTGAGACGCGTCTGGCGGCCGCGGCCGGCGTCCCCCCGGTCATCGTCGGGTTCTCCGAGGGGCTGGCCGGGTCGTCGCTGAACGCGGGCAACTACGCCAGCTCGAGGCGCCGCCTGGCGGACGCCACGATGCGGCCGCTGTGGCGTGAGGCCGCCGGATCCCTCGCCCCGCTCATCGATGTCCCGGCCGGCTCCGAGCTCTGGTACGACGACCGCGACATCGCGTTCCTGCGTGAGGACCGCAAGGACGCGGCCGAGATCCAGGGGCTGCAGTCCCGCACGATCCGCCAGCTCGTCGACGCCGGCTACGAGCCCGCCAGCGTCGTCGCGGCGGTCGAGGCCGAGGACTACAGCCTGCTGCGGCACACCGGCCTGTACTCGGTCCAGCTGCAAAAGCCCGGCAGTGCAACGGCCGGCCCGGCGGCTGTGCCGGACCCGACGACGAAACCGGAGGTGACCTGACATGGACGACGCAGCGTTCCTGCGCTACTTCCCGCTCGAGGACATCCATGTCCGCGCCGGCGGGGACGGCCGCACCGTCGAGGCGTACGCCGCGGTGTTCGACACCCCCGTCGAGATCCACGACCAGGACGGCGACTATCTCGAGCAGATCGACCGCCGCGCGTTCGACCGCACCCTGCAGCAGCTCGCCCCCGCGGGCAGCCGCAGCACGTGGCGCGTCGGGGTGTTCTACAACCACGGCCGCACGCTGTGGGGCACACCGTCCGAGCGGGGCAGCATGCCGATCGGGACGCCGGTCGAGCTGAAGGCGGACGCCCGCGGCCTGCTGTCGGTGACCCGGTACAACAAGACCGAGCTGGCCGACGAGGTCCTGGAGAACATCCGCGAGGGTGCCATCACCGGGCAGTCGTTCTCGGGCCGGTTCACGCGTTCCGATCCGGGCCGTCCGCCGCGTGGCGGCTTCCGGGCCGACCGTGACGGCAAGCTCAAGACTGTGCGCCGGCAGGAGATCGCGCTGAAGGAGTACGGGCCGACTCCGTTCCCCGCCTACCCGGACGCCGCGGTGATCGGCGTCCGTGCCGAGCAGATCATGCCGCTGCTCTCCGAGCTGTCTCCCGAAGAGCGGGACAAGCTCGCGCTCATGCTTCGGACCGGTACTCCGTTGGACCCGCCCGCCGAGGGCACTCCGACGGACCCGCCGGCCGCCGGCGGCCCCAACCCGGGGCCCGCCGCCGAGGACCCGCCCGCCCAAGGGCACTCCGCTCGGCAGAAGATCGCGTGGGCCAAGGTCCGCGCTGAGATCAAGGCCAGGAGGGCCCTGTGACCACCAAGAGGAAGAAGAAGAGCGACAAGCTCAAGGAGTCGCTCGAGGCGATCCGCTCCGAGCTCCTGGAGCTGGAAGAGGTCGAGGAGCCGACCGAGGAGCAGGCCACCCGCGCCGGTGAGCTGCTCGGCGAGTTCGACACCGCGCAGGAGGCGTTCAACGAGCAGCTCGAGCACGAGCGGCGCGTGGACGCCGTCCGCGCGGCCGCCGCCGTGCCCGGCGGCCAGGAGCGGGGCGACGGCGAGGGCCCGCAGTTCATGCGCTCGCGCGGCAACCCCTACGAGGAGCTCGACCGCGTGCGCGGCGCGAACCTCAACGAGCGGGCCACCCGCGGCGATCTGCGCAGCCGCGCCCTGTACGCGGTGGAGCTCGCGGCCGAGATGATCAGCGAGGACCAGCAGGAGCGCGTCGAGCGCCTGGTGCGCAGCGACCGCCGCGGCCGGATCGCGCAGCACCTGCTGCTGACCGGCTCCGACGAGTACATGCGGGCGTTCGAGTCGCTGCTGGAGAACGCGGGCAACGCCGCGCTCCTCGACGAGGACGAGTACGCGGCCTACCGGCTGGCCGAGGCGCACCGGCGGGCGATGACCCTGACCGACGCGGCGGGCGGCTTCCTGGTGCCGTTCACCTCGACCCGACGATCATCCTCACGAACGCCGGCAGCGCGAACCCGTTCCGGCAGGTGTCGACGATCAAGACGATCACCACGGACACGTGGAACGGCGTCTCCTCCGCGGGCGTGACCGCGGCGTGGCTCGCCGAGGCCGACGAAGTCACCGACGGGTCGCCGACGTTCGCCCAGCCGTCCATCAAGCCGGAGAAGGCCTCGGCATGGGTTCAGGGCTCGTTCGAGGTCCTGGCCGACTCCGGGTTCGGGGCGGAGGTCGGGCCGCTCCTGGCGGACGCCAAGGACCGCCTGGAGGCCACGGCGTTCGCGACCGGCGACGGCAGCGGCAAGCCGAAGGGCGTCGTCCCCGCGGTCGCCGCGGTGTCCGGGTCGGTCGTGGCTTCGGCGACCACCGACACGTACGCGGTCGCCGACGTGTACGCCGTCGAGCAGTCGCTGCCGCCGCGTCACCGGATCACCGGCAAGCCGTCGTGGATGGCGGCCAAGCCGATCATCAACAAGACCCGGCAGTTCGACACCGCCGGCGGTTCCAGCTTCTGGGCGAACCTGGGGATGGGCCAGCCCGAGCAGCTGCTCGGCGCGCCGATCTACGAGGCGTCCGCGATGGACGGCACGATCAACGCCGGCGCGGAGAACTACACGCTGCTGCTCGGCGGACTTCCGCAACTACTACATCGTCGACCGGGTCGGGATGACCATGGTCTACGAGCCGCTCGTCAAGGGCGCGAGCGGCCGGCCGACCGGCGAGGCGGGCTGGTTCGCCTACTGGCGTGTGGGCGCCGACGTCGTCAACGCCGACGCCTTCCGGCTCCTGAACGTCACCTGATTCCACCCACCCCCGGGGCGCGGCCTGCACATAGCGGCCGCGCCCCTCCTCGTTCCAGGAGCACCCGTGTACCGAGCGAAGGAAACGTTCTGGGCGCCGGGCAACCGGCACGTCGTCAAGGGCGATCTGGTCGCC includes:
- a CDS encoding phage portal protein → MTSLWQHARRPVTRDDESWSVDGNVYYGTGRPVDGKERPLTYDFEAKVRHAYKANGPVFALMMVRQLLFSEARFQFRQIRNGRPGELFGTPALAPLETPWPGGTTGNLLSRWIQNADLEGNGYVTNYNPGRLKMLRPDWVTIVTGSREEPGLPSEAIDSELLGFMYDPPTGSEPWFLLPEQVGHFAPYPDPEFQFRGMSWLTPVIREIVGDTAATRHKLKFFENGATPQVIVSFDASVTADKVKKFATLMNSEHAGVDRAYKTLYLGGGADATVVGKDLQQLDFKATQGAGETRLAAAAGVPPVIVGFSEGLAGSSLNAGNYASSRRRLADATMRPLWREAAGSLAPLIDVPAGSELWYDDRDIAFLREDRKDAAEIQGLQSRTIRQLVDAGYEPASVVAAVEAEDYSLLRHTGLYSVQLQKPGSATAGPAAVPDPTTKPEVT
- a CDS encoding phage major capsid protein, whose protein sequence is MSTIKTITTDTWNGVSSAGVTAAWLAEADEVTDGSPTFAQPSIKPEKASAWVQGSFEVLADSGFGAEVGPLLADAKDRLEATAFATGDGSGKPKGVVPAVAAVSGSVVASATTDTYAVADVYAVEQSLPPRHRITGKPSWMAAKPIINKTRQFDTAGGSSFWANLGMGQPEQLLGAPIYEASAMDGTINAGAENYTLLLGGLPQLLHRRPGRDDHGLRAARQGRERPADRRGGLVRLLACGRRRRQRRRLPAPERHLIPPTPGARPAHSGRAPPRSRSTRVPSEGNVLGAGQPARRQGRSGRRARRRHQGP
- a CDS encoding HK97 family phage prohead protease, with product MDDAAFLRYFPLEDIHVRAGGDGRTVEAYAAVFDTPVEIHDQDGDYLEQIDRRAFDRTLQQLAPAGSRSTWRVGVFYNHGRTLWGTPSERGSMPIGTPVELKADARGLLSVTRYNKTELADEVLENIREGAITGQSFSGRFTRSDPGRPPRGGFRADRDGKLKTVRRQEIALKEYGPTPFPAYPDAAVIGVRAEQIMPLLSELSPEERDKLALMLRTGTPLDPPAEGTPTDPPAAGGPNPGPAAEDPPAQGHSARQKIAWAKVRAEIKARRAL